In the Blautia coccoides genome, CTGTCCTTTTCCCTCTCTTTTTTGCGTGCTTCTTCCAATTCATCCATGTGTATCTCCCCTCGATTCCCCTTATTCTCTGCCGGAACCGGTACCGTGCTTTTCTGCAAATACCATACCGTATTCGGCAGGCTATTTCACTCCATGGAATAAAATATATCTTTATTATACTGTGTTCGACAGAAATTGTCTATATTTTACAGCATATAGCACCAAATTATCATTACTATTCAGTCTCTCGGCTTCATAGCAGCAAAAGCATGTACACAGACTGCAAAAACCGCAGTCTGGCGCACGGCTGCCTCGGGATTGTCTTGCATTTGCAAGGCGCCGCCTCACGGGACAGTAAAAGGCTGAATTGTGTCTCCCGCATAGGAGACCAGTGAACAGTACAGCATGATCAACGCGCCGGAAAGTATGGCACCTCCTATAATATCTGTAAACCAGTGGACCCCTGATACCATTCTTCCAGCCACAGTCACTCCTATCAGTAATACGGAAATACTGTCCGTGAACAGAATCCACCTTTTCTTTCCGGCAAGCAGATGATGAAATACCAGAATAGCTGTTCCCATAATACAGATCACTATCATTGTGTGTGAAGAGGGATAAGATGCCTCCAAGCTTTCATGGAGAATAACCGGTCTGTAATTGATAATGAAACATTCAAACAAAAAATAAACCGCCATCACAAGAATATAATAAACGCCCAACAACAAAATGTAATAGTCAACCTTCAACAGGCTCTTTCTTCTAACAAATTGATACCCCCCTAAAAGGGCAAACCCAACCGCAAATAATATGGCAATGACACCTAACCAATCC is a window encoding:
- a CDS encoding phosphatase PAP2 family protein yields the protein MSTKSRKKFILTGALFLLFAAFTVVAAKVDVKPIGPKGSEVGMASLNLFMFRLFGVNLFWYHITDWLGVIAILFAVGFALLGGYQFVRRKSLLKVDYYILLLGVYYILVMAVYFLFECFIINYRPVILHESLEASYPSSHTMIVICIMGTAILVFHHLLAGKKRWILFTDSISVLLIGVTVAGRMVSGVHWFTDIIGGAILSGALIMLYCSLVSYAGDTIQPFTVP